One Solea senegalensis isolate Sse05_10M linkage group LG21, IFAPA_SoseM_1, whole genome shotgun sequence DNA segment encodes these proteins:
- the sec31a gene encoding protein transport protein Sec31A isoform X3 has protein sequence MKLKEISRTAIQSWSPAQHHPIYLATGTSAQQLDASFSTNASLEFFELDLADPSMEMKSCGSFSSTHRYNKLVWGPYGMDDTSHPSGVLIAGGDNGNVILYDPAKIMAGESDVIIAESDKHTGPVRALDVNPFQTNLFASGGNESEIYIWDMNNFGSPMTPGPKTQPLEDIGCVSWNRQVQHILASASPSGRASVWDLRKNDLIIKVSDHSNRMHCSGLAWNPEVATQLVVSSEDDRMPVIQMWDLRFATSPLKIFENHTRGVLAISWSLADPELLLSCGKDSRILCWNPNTAEVLYELPTSSQWCFDIQWCPRNPAVLSAASFDGHIGIYSIMGGSKESQSQRHADQISTSFGNMDPFGTGQTLPPLQLPQSTAPPAAVNPLKKPPKWIRRPVGASFAFGGKLVSLENSKPNAQQLQQPTSHVVHVSQVITETAFLKRSDQLQATLSSGSFVDFCQEKISTAENEFEKTIWSFLKANFEGDIRSKFLELLGYNKEELALKISAALEEKPADPPKLEAPAPVNPQPLPNLSFLPPVDTPEAAFDMIAAANLQPAATLDSTPKSESEKSEAEDLEDDLLNSEPEEIVDQSLPEEGKEGKEEEEEILLEEEEVPLEEEMAPPVEEEEEEKAAIPASTLSPSQEATQAPAPAASEGVSLGVSQDVDGLIMQALLTGDFEGAVDLCLHDNRMADSIILAVAGGAELLEKTQKKYFTKTHSKITKLISAVVMKDWHDILKTCDLENWKEALAAVMTYAKPEEFSTLCDLLGGRLETAEVAQLQAQACLCYICAGNVEKLVSCWTKAQNGHCPLSLQDLVEKVVVLRHAVEQTQRAGPTAVGILLAERMSQYANLLASQGSLSTAITYLPDNTNQVAVQQLRDRLSRALGLQAAAPTAPVQTQRVHTRLPAPRAQPSSALPRHPFTPLQPAMVPQPTAAAPVPMLTTASAPAQPHFYQPVEPSNSMYGMPASGAAAGPPASSTPAYMYSHQYQPYPQVNQYPPGAGGASIYQPLPYPSSLSAEPSSPPHPPGFLSQYTQSVPSQPVPLFYPGQTPISHCLSSSPPSHPPFFPSAASSASSFSAPPSSGASFQHGGPGSPVSYMPPPPPTGVSGPQNGWNDPPALNRAPKKKQVLENYTPPTPITAPIMPQPGSDPQVQSMPTAGPQAVVQGQHGAQIPYSGLQQQQQQQQQQQQFPPPSMNPAMPKTSTEGAPGAPTGDVIQPLQSIPAEKIMKKPIPDEHMVLKTTFEGLIQKCLAVAKDPQTRRKLDEANKRLEALYDKLREQTLSPAIVGGLHNIARTIESRSYTEGLNIHTHIVSNSNFSETSAFMPVLKVVLTQANKLGV, from the exons atgaaACTCAAAGAGATCAGCCGCACAGCCATCCAGAGCTGGAGTCCTGCTCAGCACCATCCTATCTACCTGGCTACAG GAACATCAGCCCAGCAGCTGGATGCCTCCTTCAGCACCAATGCTTCCTTGGAGTTTTTCGAGCTGGACTTGGCTGATCCGTCTATGGAAATGAAGTCATGTGGCAGCTTCTCATCTACTCACAG ATATAACAAACTGGTGTGGGGTCCCTACGGAATGGATGACACCAGTCACCCGTCTGGTGTCCTAATCGCAGGAGGCGATAATGGCAACGTCATCCTGTACGACCCAGCAAAGATCATGGCCGGGGAGAGTGACGTGATCATTGCTGAGAGTGACAAACACACGGGGCCAGTGAGGGCTCTGGACGTCAACCCGTTCCAA ACAAACCTTTTTGCATCAGGTGGAAATGAGTCTGAAATCTATATCTGGGACATGAATAACTTTGGTTCTCCCATGACACCTGGACCTAAAACTCAG CCTCTGGAGGACATCGGCTGTGTGTCGTGGAACAGACAGGTCCAACACATCCTTGCCTCTGCCAGTCCGAGTGGCCGAGCTTCAGTGTGGGACCTACGCAAGAATGACCTCATTATTAAAGTCAGCGACCACAGCAACAGa ATGCACTGCTCCGGACTGGCCTGGAACCCAGAAGTGGCCACTCAGCTGGTCGTGTCCTCGGAGGATGATCGGATGCCAGTCATCCAGATGTGGGACTTACGTTTCGCTACCTCTCCTCTCAAGATTTTCGAGAATCACACAAG GGGTGTGCTCGCCATCTCTTGGAGCTTGGCTGATCCTGAGCTGCTCCTGAGCTGTGGGAAGGACAGCAGGATCCTGTGCTGGAatccaaacacagcagag GTGCTGTACGAGTTGCCCACCAGCAGCCAGTGGTGCTTTGACATCCAGTGGTGTCCCAGGAACCCTGCAGTGCTGTCGGCCGCAAGCTTCGACGGACACATCGGCATCTATTCCATCATGGGGGGCAGCAAAGAGTCGCAGAGTCAGAGGCATGCTGACCAG ATTAGTACCTCGTTTGGGAACATGGATCCTTTTGGGACAGGACAAACGTTGCCCCCGCTTCAGCTGCCTCAGTCCACTGCCCCTCCAGCTGCAGTAAACCCCTTGAAGAAGCCACCCAAGTGGATCCGCAGACCTGTCGGAGCCTCATTTGCT TTTGGTGGGAAGCTGGTATCCTTGGAGAACTCAAAGCCTAACGCTCAACAACTCCAGCAGCCCACTTCACACGTTGTACATGTCAGTCAGGTCATCACAGAAACGGCGTTTTTGAAGCGCTCCGATCAGCTGCAGGCCACTCTGAGCTCAGGCAGCTTTGTGGATTTCTGCCAAGAAAAGATCAGCACTGCGGAAAACGAGTTTGAAAAGACTATATGGTCGTTCCTCAAG gcTAATTTTGAGGGCGATATCCGCAGCAAGTTTTTGGAACTTCTGGGATACAACAAAGAGGAGTTGGCCTTAAAG ATTTCGGCAGCACTAGAAGAAAAACCTGCTGATCCCCCGAAG CTGGAGGCACCTGCTCCGGTCAACCCGCAACCATTACCAAACCTCAGCTTCTTGCCCCCTGTGGACACTCCTGAGGCAGCGTTTGACATGATCGCTGCTGCAAACCTTCAGCCGGCTGCCACACTGGATTCCACTCCCAAATCAGAGAGTGAGAAATCAGAAGCTGAAGATCTAGAGGACGATCTTCTAAATAGTGAGCCAGAAGAAATTGTAGATCAGTCTCTTCCtgaggaggggaaggaggggaaggaagaagaagaggagatcctattagaggaggaggaggtcccATTGGAAGAG GAGATGGCACCAccggtggaggaggaggaggaggagaaggcggCCATTCCAGCTTCAACCTTGTCTCCATCTCAGGAGGCCACTCAAGCCCCAGCTCCAGCTGCTTCTGAAGGAGTCAGCCTCGGTGTCAGTCAAG ATGTGGACGGGCTGATTATGCAGGCTCTGCTAACGGGAGACTTCGAAGGAGCTGTGGAcctctgtctccatgacaacaggaTGGCGGACAGCATCATCCTGGCTGTCGCTGGAGGAGCCGAGCTCTTGGAGAAAACCCAGAAGAagtattttacaaaaacacacagcaagaTAACTAAG CTGATCAGTGCAGTGGTGATGAAAGATTGGCATGACATCCTGAAGACATGCGACCTGGAGAACTGGAAGGAGGCTCTGGCTGCTGTCATGACCTACGCTAAGCCGGAGGAGTTCTCTACCCTCTGTG ATCTTCTCGGGGGCAGACTGGAAACAGCAGAGGTCGCTCAGCTGCAAGCCCAGGCCTGTCTGTGTTACATATGTGCTGGCAACGTAGAGAAACTGGTTTCTTGTTGGACCAAAGCTCAGAACGGACACTGCCCACTGTCCCTCCAG GACCTGGTGGAGAAAGTGGTGGTGCTGCGTCATGCAGTAGAGCAGACTCAGCGTGCAGGTCCCACTGCTGTTGGCATCCTACTGGCTGAGAGGATGAGCCAGTATGCCAATCTGCTGGCTTCTCAGGGCAGCCTGTCCACTGCCATCACCTACCTGCCTGACAATACCAACCAG GTTGCCGTACAGCAGCTCCGTGACCGTCTCAGTCGTGCTCTGGGACTGCAGGCGGCAGCTCCCACAGCTCCTGTACAAACCCAGAGAGTTCACACTCGGCTCCCGGCTCCTCGAGCTCAACCCAGCTCTGCGCTGCCCCGCCATCCCTTCACCCCGCTCCAGCCTGCCATGGTGCCGCAGcccactgcagcagctccagtgcCCATGCTCACAACTGCCTCTGCACCTGCCCAGCCGCACTTTTACCAGCCC GTAGAGCCGTCAAACTCCATGTACGGGATGCCAGCCTCTGGCGCAGCTGCTGGTCCTCCAGCCTCCTCCACTCCTGCGTACATGTACTCCCATCAGTACCAGC CCTACCCCCAGGTCAACCAGTACCCACCTGGAGCTGGGGGGGCATCCATCTATCAGCCACTGCCCTacccctcctctctttctgcagagccctcctcccctcctcaccCCCCCGGCTTCCTGTCTCAGTACACTCAGTCAGTCCCCTCTCAGCCAGTGCCTCTATTCTATCCTGGACAGACTCCCATCAGCCACTGCCTGTCCTCATCTCCACCCTCCCATCctcctttctttccctctgctgcctcttctgcctcctccttctctgctcCTCCATCCTCCGGAGCATCTTTCCAGCATGGTGGGCCAGGATCTCCTGTGTCGTAcatgcctcctcctccaccgaCTGGAGTCTCAG GACCTCAAAATGGCTGGAATGACCCTCCAGCTCTGAACAGGGCACCAAAGAAAAAG CAGGTTCTTGAGAACTACACTCCGCCTACACCTATCACGGCTCCCATCATGCCTCAGCCAGGCTCTGACCCTCAGGTGCAGTCTATGCCCACTGCAGGTCCTCAGGCTGTGGTCCAGGGACAACATGGTGCCCAGATCCCCTACTCTGGtctgcaacagcaacagcagcagcagcagcagcagcagcagttcccCCCACCATCCATGAACCCCGCAATGCCCAAGACCAGTACGGAGGGGGCGCCAGGGGCACCAACTGGAGATGTCATACAG CCTCTGCAGTCCATCCCTGCTGAGAAGATCATGAAGAAGCCGATCCCTGATGAGCACATGGTCCTGAAGACCACGTTTGAGGGGCTCATCCAGAAGTGTTTGGCTGTAGCCAAGGACCCT caaacTAGGAGGAAACTTGATGAGGCAAACAAACGTTTGGAAGCGCTTTATGACAAACTCAGAGAGCAGACG CTCTCTCCAGCCATCGTAGGAGGACTGCACAACATAGCCAGGACCATCGAGTCCCGATCCTACACCGAGGGCCTCAACATCCATACCCATATAGTCAGTAACAGCAACTTCAGCGAGACATCAGCGTTTATGCCCGTACTCAAGGTGGTGCTGACACAGGCCAACAAACTCGGGGTCTGa
- the sec31a gene encoding protein transport protein Sec31A isoform X4 → MKLKEISRTAIQSWSPAQHHPIYLATGTSAQQLDASFSTNASLEFFELDLADPSMEMKSCGSFSSTHRYNKLVWGPYGMDDTSHPSGVLIAGGDNGNVILYDPAKIMAGESDVIIAESDKHTGPVRALDVNPFQTNLFASGGNESEIYIWDMNNFGSPMTPGPKTQPLEDIGCVSWNRQVQHILASASPSGRASVWDLRKNDLIIKVSDHSNRMHCSGLAWNPEVATQLVVSSEDDRMPVIQMWDLRFATSPLKIFENHTRGVLAISWSLADPELLLSCGKDSRILCWNPNTAEVLYELPTSSQWCFDIQWCPRNPAVLSAASFDGHIGIYSIMGGSKESQSQRHADQISTSFGNMDPFGTGQTLPPLQLPQSTAPPAAVNPLKKPPKWIRRPVGASFAFGGKLVSLENSKPNAQQLQQPTSHVVHVSQVITETAFLKRSDQLQATLSSGSFVDFCQEKISTAENEFEKTIWSFLKANFEGDIRSKFLELLGYNKEELALKISAALEEKPADPPKLEAPAPVNPQPLPNLSFLPPVDTPEAAFDMIAAANLQPAATLDSTPKSESEKSEAEDLEDDLLNSEPEEIVDQSLPEEGKEGKEEEEEILLEEEEVPLEEEMAPPVEEEEEEKAAIPASTLSPSQEATQAPAPAASEGVSLGVSQDVDGLIMQALLTGDFEGAVDLCLHDNRMADSIILAVAGGAELLEKTQKKYFTKTHSKITKLISAVVMKDWHDILKTCDLENWKEALAAVMTYAKPEEFSTLCDLLGGRLETAEVAQLQAQACLCYICAGNVEKLVSCWTKAQNGHCPLSLQDLVEKVVVLRHAVEQTQRAGPTAVGILLAERMSQYANLLASQGSLSTAITYLPDNTNQVAVQQLRDRLSRALGLQAAAPTAPVQTQRVHTRLPAPRAQPSSALPRHPFTPLQPAMVPQPTAAAPVPMLTTASAPAQPHFYQPARVASTVTSWSNQAPTALPNVPPTPLQVGNASDQQVEPSNSMYGMPASGAAAGPPASSTPAYMYSHQYQRPQNGWNDPPALNRAPKKKQVLENYTPPTPITAPIMPQPGSDPQVQSMPTAGPQAVVQGQHGAQIPYSGLQQQQQQQQQQQQFPPPSMNPAMPKTSTEGAPGAPTGDVIQPLQSIPAEKIMKKPIPDEHMVLKTTFEGLIQKCLAVAKDPQTRRKLDEANKRLEALYDKLREQTLSPAIVGGLHNIARTIESRSYTEGLNIHTHIVSNSNFSETSAFMPVLKVVLTQANKLGV, encoded by the exons atgaaACTCAAAGAGATCAGCCGCACAGCCATCCAGAGCTGGAGTCCTGCTCAGCACCATCCTATCTACCTGGCTACAG GAACATCAGCCCAGCAGCTGGATGCCTCCTTCAGCACCAATGCTTCCTTGGAGTTTTTCGAGCTGGACTTGGCTGATCCGTCTATGGAAATGAAGTCATGTGGCAGCTTCTCATCTACTCACAG ATATAACAAACTGGTGTGGGGTCCCTACGGAATGGATGACACCAGTCACCCGTCTGGTGTCCTAATCGCAGGAGGCGATAATGGCAACGTCATCCTGTACGACCCAGCAAAGATCATGGCCGGGGAGAGTGACGTGATCATTGCTGAGAGTGACAAACACACGGGGCCAGTGAGGGCTCTGGACGTCAACCCGTTCCAA ACAAACCTTTTTGCATCAGGTGGAAATGAGTCTGAAATCTATATCTGGGACATGAATAACTTTGGTTCTCCCATGACACCTGGACCTAAAACTCAG CCTCTGGAGGACATCGGCTGTGTGTCGTGGAACAGACAGGTCCAACACATCCTTGCCTCTGCCAGTCCGAGTGGCCGAGCTTCAGTGTGGGACCTACGCAAGAATGACCTCATTATTAAAGTCAGCGACCACAGCAACAGa ATGCACTGCTCCGGACTGGCCTGGAACCCAGAAGTGGCCACTCAGCTGGTCGTGTCCTCGGAGGATGATCGGATGCCAGTCATCCAGATGTGGGACTTACGTTTCGCTACCTCTCCTCTCAAGATTTTCGAGAATCACACAAG GGGTGTGCTCGCCATCTCTTGGAGCTTGGCTGATCCTGAGCTGCTCCTGAGCTGTGGGAAGGACAGCAGGATCCTGTGCTGGAatccaaacacagcagag GTGCTGTACGAGTTGCCCACCAGCAGCCAGTGGTGCTTTGACATCCAGTGGTGTCCCAGGAACCCTGCAGTGCTGTCGGCCGCAAGCTTCGACGGACACATCGGCATCTATTCCATCATGGGGGGCAGCAAAGAGTCGCAGAGTCAGAGGCATGCTGACCAG ATTAGTACCTCGTTTGGGAACATGGATCCTTTTGGGACAGGACAAACGTTGCCCCCGCTTCAGCTGCCTCAGTCCACTGCCCCTCCAGCTGCAGTAAACCCCTTGAAGAAGCCACCCAAGTGGATCCGCAGACCTGTCGGAGCCTCATTTGCT TTTGGTGGGAAGCTGGTATCCTTGGAGAACTCAAAGCCTAACGCTCAACAACTCCAGCAGCCCACTTCACACGTTGTACATGTCAGTCAGGTCATCACAGAAACGGCGTTTTTGAAGCGCTCCGATCAGCTGCAGGCCACTCTGAGCTCAGGCAGCTTTGTGGATTTCTGCCAAGAAAAGATCAGCACTGCGGAAAACGAGTTTGAAAAGACTATATGGTCGTTCCTCAAG gcTAATTTTGAGGGCGATATCCGCAGCAAGTTTTTGGAACTTCTGGGATACAACAAAGAGGAGTTGGCCTTAAAG ATTTCGGCAGCACTAGAAGAAAAACCTGCTGATCCCCCGAAG CTGGAGGCACCTGCTCCGGTCAACCCGCAACCATTACCAAACCTCAGCTTCTTGCCCCCTGTGGACACTCCTGAGGCAGCGTTTGACATGATCGCTGCTGCAAACCTTCAGCCGGCTGCCACACTGGATTCCACTCCCAAATCAGAGAGTGAGAAATCAGAAGCTGAAGATCTAGAGGACGATCTTCTAAATAGTGAGCCAGAAGAAATTGTAGATCAGTCTCTTCCtgaggaggggaaggaggggaaggaagaagaagaggagatcctattagaggaggaggaggtcccATTGGAAGAG GAGATGGCACCAccggtggaggaggaggaggaggagaaggcggCCATTCCAGCTTCAACCTTGTCTCCATCTCAGGAGGCCACTCAAGCCCCAGCTCCAGCTGCTTCTGAAGGAGTCAGCCTCGGTGTCAGTCAAG ATGTGGACGGGCTGATTATGCAGGCTCTGCTAACGGGAGACTTCGAAGGAGCTGTGGAcctctgtctccatgacaacaggaTGGCGGACAGCATCATCCTGGCTGTCGCTGGAGGAGCCGAGCTCTTGGAGAAAACCCAGAAGAagtattttacaaaaacacacagcaagaTAACTAAG CTGATCAGTGCAGTGGTGATGAAAGATTGGCATGACATCCTGAAGACATGCGACCTGGAGAACTGGAAGGAGGCTCTGGCTGCTGTCATGACCTACGCTAAGCCGGAGGAGTTCTCTACCCTCTGTG ATCTTCTCGGGGGCAGACTGGAAACAGCAGAGGTCGCTCAGCTGCAAGCCCAGGCCTGTCTGTGTTACATATGTGCTGGCAACGTAGAGAAACTGGTTTCTTGTTGGACCAAAGCTCAGAACGGACACTGCCCACTGTCCCTCCAG GACCTGGTGGAGAAAGTGGTGGTGCTGCGTCATGCAGTAGAGCAGACTCAGCGTGCAGGTCCCACTGCTGTTGGCATCCTACTGGCTGAGAGGATGAGCCAGTATGCCAATCTGCTGGCTTCTCAGGGCAGCCTGTCCACTGCCATCACCTACCTGCCTGACAATACCAACCAG GTTGCCGTACAGCAGCTCCGTGACCGTCTCAGTCGTGCTCTGGGACTGCAGGCGGCAGCTCCCACAGCTCCTGTACAAACCCAGAGAGTTCACACTCGGCTCCCGGCTCCTCGAGCTCAACCCAGCTCTGCGCTGCCCCGCCATCCCTTCACCCCGCTCCAGCCTGCCATGGTGCCGCAGcccactgcagcagctccagtgcCCATGCTCACAACTGCCTCTGCACCTGCCCAGCCGCACTTTTACCAGCCC GCCAGGGTTGCTTCCACTGTCACCTCCTGGAGTAACCAAGCTCCCACAGCTCTCCCCAATGTCCCTCCTACTCCTCTTCAAGTAGGCAACGCCTCAGACCAGCAG GTAGAGCCGTCAAACTCCATGTACGGGATGCCAGCCTCTGGCGCAGCTGCTGGTCCTCCAGCCTCCTCCACTCCTGCGTACATGTACTCCCATCAGTACCAGC GACCTCAAAATGGCTGGAATGACCCTCCAGCTCTGAACAGGGCACCAAAGAAAAAG CAGGTTCTTGAGAACTACACTCCGCCTACACCTATCACGGCTCCCATCATGCCTCAGCCAGGCTCTGACCCTCAGGTGCAGTCTATGCCCACTGCAGGTCCTCAGGCTGTGGTCCAGGGACAACATGGTGCCCAGATCCCCTACTCTGGtctgcaacagcaacagcagcagcagcagcagcagcagcagttcccCCCACCATCCATGAACCCCGCAATGCCCAAGACCAGTACGGAGGGGGCGCCAGGGGCACCAACTGGAGATGTCATACAG CCTCTGCAGTCCATCCCTGCTGAGAAGATCATGAAGAAGCCGATCCCTGATGAGCACATGGTCCTGAAGACCACGTTTGAGGGGCTCATCCAGAAGTGTTTGGCTGTAGCCAAGGACCCT caaacTAGGAGGAAACTTGATGAGGCAAACAAACGTTTGGAAGCGCTTTATGACAAACTCAGAGAGCAGACG CTCTCTCCAGCCATCGTAGGAGGACTGCACAACATAGCCAGGACCATCGAGTCCCGATCCTACACCGAGGGCCTCAACATCCATACCCATATAGTCAGTAACAGCAACTTCAGCGAGACATCAGCGTTTATGCCCGTACTCAAGGTGGTGCTGACACAGGCCAACAAACTCGGGGTCTGa